Proteins from a single region of Paraglaciecola sp. T6c:
- a CDS encoding sulfatase, with product MLITFERRHLQRLSYLLFITLIVCESVLNSCAAQVVTKPNVLLILVDDLGYSDIKAYNENSFYDTPNIDKLASQSVMFTNGYAANPVCSPSRFALLTGKHPTRGKATDWFPANDKPARAGRFLPAEFNDALPLSEITLAEAFKQNGYNTAFLGKWHLGKTEDLWPENQGFDVNIAGTKNGHPAAGYFSPYKNARLTDGPKGEYLTQRLTNEAISLVDKYSKQTVPFFMMLSFYTVHTPLAAPNKDVQEYQAKIRQYAHNDEFQREEQVWPTAEKREVRVKQNHPTYAAMVKQMDTQVGRLLAKLKQAGMEESTLVVFTSDNGGLSSAEGSPTSNLPLRGGKGWLYEGGIRVPLLVKLPQKKHKHLQINEPVTSTDLYPTLLSAGHLDLLPQQHLDGVDLNQYFSPGAKRDALMRRPLYFHYPHYSNQGGFPGAAIRQGNWKLIERFEDGKVHLYNLANDIGEQIDLANQAPERVASLRKKLHEWYQQTSARFLKAKGNKTPWQPDFKAEL from the coding sequence CGTCGCCATCTTCAGCGTTTAAGTTATCTATTATTCATAACGTTGATTGTCTGTGAAAGTGTGCTGAATTCCTGCGCTGCACAAGTTGTAACAAAGCCTAACGTACTGCTGATTCTAGTGGATGACTTAGGCTACTCAGATATAAAAGCGTACAACGAAAATAGTTTTTACGACACGCCCAACATCGATAAGCTTGCTAGTCAGAGTGTTATGTTCACCAACGGATATGCGGCTAACCCTGTGTGTAGCCCCTCAAGATTCGCGCTGCTGACAGGCAAACACCCAACCCGAGGCAAAGCGACTGATTGGTTTCCAGCTAATGATAAACCCGCACGGGCAGGGCGCTTTCTTCCCGCTGAGTTTAATGACGCTTTACCATTGTCTGAAATCACCTTGGCTGAGGCGTTCAAACAAAATGGTTACAACACTGCTTTCTTAGGTAAGTGGCATTTAGGGAAAACCGAAGATCTGTGGCCTGAGAACCAAGGCTTTGATGTCAATATTGCAGGTACTAAAAATGGTCACCCTGCAGCTGGGTACTTTTCACCCTATAAAAATGCACGATTAACGGATGGTCCCAAAGGCGAGTATTTGACACAGCGCTTAACCAATGAAGCTATATCCTTGGTGGATAAATACAGCAAACAAACCGTTCCGTTTTTTATGATGCTGTCTTTTTATACGGTACATACGCCTTTAGCTGCGCCGAACAAAGACGTACAAGAGTATCAAGCAAAAATACGCCAATACGCCCATAACGACGAGTTTCAAAGGGAAGAGCAGGTTTGGCCGACTGCGGAGAAACGGGAGGTGAGGGTGAAGCAAAATCACCCCACGTATGCTGCTATGGTCAAACAAATGGATACCCAAGTAGGCAGACTATTAGCCAAATTAAAGCAAGCGGGTATGGAAGAAAGCACGCTTGTTGTGTTTACCTCGGACAATGGCGGGCTATCAAGTGCCGAAGGCTCACCGACTTCAAATTTGCCTTTGCGTGGCGGCAAAGGTTGGTTATACGAAGGGGGAATTAGAGTGCCGTTATTGGTTAAATTACCCCAGAAGAAACACAAGCACCTACAGATCAATGAGCCCGTGACCTCTACTGATTTGTATCCCACCTTACTCAGTGCTGGGCACCTCGATTTGCTGCCTCAGCAACACTTGGATGGAGTAGATTTAAATCAGTACTTTTCGCCCGGCGCAAAGCGCGACGCGCTAATGCGAAGGCCTTTGTATTTTCACTACCCTCATTACTCGAATCAGGGGGGATTCCCTGGCGCAGCAATCCGTCAGGGTAACTGGAAGTTAATTGAGCGCTTCGAAGACGGTAAGGTGCATTTGTATAACCTTGCCAATGACATAGGCGAACAAATAGACCTAGCAAACCAAGCGCCCGAACGAGTCGCTTCGTTGCGCAAAAAACTGCATGAGTGGTATCAACAAACTAGTGCGCGCTTCTTAAAAGCGAAGGGTAACAAAACGCCTTGGCAACCAGATTTTAAGGCTGAGTTATAA
- a CDS encoding YrhK family protein — translation MKQGFELDLDLGKRHIVIQRRYEALGAFNDLLIAVWFLIGSFFFLSESLVEDGTWLFIAGSAQLLIKPFIKLASLIHVARVAPKST, via the coding sequence ATGAAGCAAGGTTTTGAGTTGGACTTAGATTTAGGTAAGCGACACATTGTAATACAGCGTCGATACGAAGCATTAGGTGCTTTTAATGATTTACTGATCGCTGTCTGGTTTTTGATTGGCAGTTTTTTCTTTCTAAGTGAATCTCTTGTTGAAGATGGCACCTGGTTATTTATAGCAGGCAGTGCCCAACTACTTATTAAACCCTTTATTAAATTGGCAAGTTTAATACATGTTGCCAGGGTCGCTCCTAAATCAACCTAG
- a CDS encoding 3-keto-disaccharide hydrolase, with product MTLVKLILIGTLLGILSSCTHQRPVKSGWHTLFNGENLDGWTVKIHHHEVGDNVDDTFRVENGLLRVSYDQYDTFDKQFGHLYFNQPFSNFHLKLDYHFYGDFLSDAPHYAERNSGLMYYSQAPDTILKEQDWPISVEMQFLAGLDDGKARPTGNMCSPGTDIEYQGAVYTDHCLMSSSPTIPVGEWVSAELIVNNGNVTHIINGDIVLQYTRPTMGGKFVKGYDPAIWTPSAPLHSGYIALQSEGHPIEFKNIKIKAL from the coding sequence ATGACACTCGTGAAGCTCATACTCATTGGTACCTTACTCGGAATACTGTCTTCCTGCACTCATCAACGCCCCGTAAAAAGTGGCTGGCATACCCTATTCAATGGGGAGAATTTAGACGGCTGGACAGTAAAAATTCATCATCATGAAGTGGGTGATAATGTGGACGATACCTTTCGTGTTGAAAATGGTTTATTACGTGTCAGTTACGATCAATACGATACCTTTGACAAACAGTTTGGCCATCTATACTTCAATCAACCCTTCAGCAACTTTCACCTAAAGCTGGACTATCACTTCTACGGTGACTTCCTATCTGATGCCCCTCATTACGCTGAGCGAAACAGTGGTCTTATGTATTACAGCCAAGCGCCTGATACGATACTGAAAGAACAAGACTGGCCCATCTCGGTGGAAATGCAGTTTTTAGCTGGCCTAGATGATGGTAAAGCACGGCCAACAGGCAATATGTGCTCCCCAGGCACGGACATCGAATACCAAGGCGCTGTTTACACCGATCACTGCTTGATGTCATCATCACCAACGATTCCGGTGGGTGAATGGGTTAGCGCAGAACTAATAGTCAATAATGGCAATGTGACCCACATCATTAACGGTGACATCGTATTGCAATATACCCGCCCGACGATGGGAGGTAAGTTTGTAAAAGGGTATGACCCTGCAATATGGACACCGAGCGCACCACTACACTCTGGATACATTGCTTTGCAAAGTGAAGGGCATCCCATTGAGTTTAAAAATATCAAAATTAAAGCATTGTAG
- a CDS encoding alpha-amylase family protein translates to MKHHLLGASIASALILSLGCSQSTEPKQVLEIATEKVESVSPLEQQAKAKLDKLKGMMDEARSKKIDVTREETLVWFSEQFIKFANWDEANPKAIEAAFGYERYYAADKVELAASLPDFERQKVNEILDKGITVLAQVLRGDIKRRPVNKVDWQGTKAGDNMFVSNGKPIFPYDYFSKSVGQPLTNTDVYNDHLGALYHGGENLYPVDHDRAINSFLLKEDGTFDEELMKELTDIPDTNIGFLYYWIMGIPEWVEKQEPEVRKGRSLFTGFDIDNPLARDLWGKIIRRTGELTKGKKVTELGFVLANEPHWFAEKDFWTARFDEMTSISSYTLNNFRTWLNDKYEGDLAQLNANWRADFASFDDVTIDIPIDPALQGQPIWFDWSRYNMDRSTNWFAFMQNQLHSVNPDADTHIKIMPRMFMDNVRSGGIDTEALAELTTMVGHDAKSFGSKNIRPGKSSKWMEKYAYYWGYVAMFHDFMESVAPNKINVNSESHFLSSGQWRDLDTRPSYVRSVYWLATLLGMDANTGWFWARDPDGSPEDRLEGELDFFDPGLAGAYAGSNNMQPQVTNEVTQVMFDLNSFSEEIIELREQPRPLRLFYSETTAINTDDYMTKGYKLYEELFFEGLPLGFVTKNIIEKQDNSAWDTVIVYNNPNVSDAEFAALQSYLEQGGTVILDTKSLQFNEYGQIRKQSLKASKGKLIALEAEADIAKIKQVALAEIADSMPDILLKEDNGEPFKTTTWRTIKQPDGSYLVNILNVGRNVAKLELSLANGKPAILTNMMTSNPINSHFELESEGVLLLKVSPQ, encoded by the coding sequence ATGAAACATCATCTTTTAGGGGCAAGTATTGCTTCAGCACTCATACTTAGTTTAGGTTGCAGCCAATCAACCGAACCTAAACAGGTATTGGAAATAGCGACCGAAAAAGTTGAATCTGTCAGCCCACTTGAGCAACAAGCTAAAGCAAAATTGGACAAGCTCAAAGGTATGATGGACGAAGCACGAAGCAAGAAAATAGACGTTACCCGAGAAGAAACGCTAGTGTGGTTTTCTGAGCAGTTTATCAAATTCGCGAATTGGGATGAAGCGAACCCTAAAGCAATTGAAGCCGCTTTTGGGTACGAACGTTATTACGCTGCCGATAAAGTTGAATTAGCAGCTTCTTTACCTGACTTCGAACGCCAAAAAGTAAACGAAATTTTAGATAAAGGCATAACGGTGCTCGCACAAGTACTACGCGGTGACATAAAACGCCGACCAGTAAACAAGGTTGATTGGCAGGGTACCAAAGCTGGCGACAATATGTTTGTGAGTAATGGGAAACCTATCTTCCCTTACGATTACTTTTCTAAATCGGTTGGCCAACCACTGACCAATACCGACGTGTATAACGACCATTTAGGTGCACTATACCACGGTGGTGAAAACCTCTATCCAGTAGATCATGACCGCGCCATTAACTCCTTTTTATTGAAGGAAGACGGGACCTTTGACGAAGAACTGATGAAGGAACTCACCGATATTCCTGATACGAATATTGGCTTCCTATATTACTGGATCATGGGGATCCCAGAGTGGGTTGAAAAGCAAGAACCTGAAGTACGTAAGGGTCGTTCACTCTTTACCGGATTCGACATAGACAACCCTTTAGCACGTGATTTGTGGGGTAAAATCATCCGTAGAACAGGTGAGCTAACAAAAGGCAAAAAAGTAACAGAGCTGGGCTTTGTGCTGGCTAATGAACCTCATTGGTTTGCAGAAAAAGACTTTTGGACCGCTCGCTTCGACGAGATGACTTCAATTTCCTCCTACACACTCAACAATTTCCGCACTTGGCTAAACGATAAGTACGAAGGCGACTTAGCTCAGCTTAATGCCAATTGGCGAGCCGACTTTGCGAGTTTCGATGATGTGACTATCGACATACCGATAGATCCTGCTTTGCAAGGCCAGCCAATTTGGTTTGACTGGTCACGTTACAACATGGATAGAAGTACTAACTGGTTTGCATTTATGCAAAATCAGTTACATTCAGTTAATCCAGATGCCGACACGCATATTAAAATAATGCCGCGTATGTTTATGGATAATGTTCGCTCAGGTGGCATAGATACCGAAGCATTAGCGGAATTAACCACCATGGTAGGCCATGATGCTAAATCATTTGGCAGCAAGAATATTAGGCCAGGTAAATCCTCAAAATGGATGGAAAAGTACGCTTATTACTGGGGATACGTTGCCATGTTCCACGACTTTATGGAGTCAGTGGCACCAAATAAAATTAATGTTAACTCAGAATCACATTTCTTATCGTCAGGCCAATGGCGCGATTTAGACACTCGCCCAAGCTATGTTCGCAGTGTCTATTGGTTGGCCACATTACTAGGAATGGATGCCAACACCGGTTGGTTTTGGGCGCGGGATCCCGACGGCTCCCCTGAGGACAGATTAGAAGGCGAGTTAGACTTTTTCGATCCAGGTTTGGCTGGTGCCTATGCTGGGTCTAACAACATGCAACCTCAAGTCACCAATGAAGTGACTCAGGTGATGTTTGACTTGAATAGTTTTTCAGAAGAGATCATCGAACTGCGGGAACAACCTCGTCCGCTACGTTTGTTTTACTCTGAAACTACAGCCATCAACACTGATGACTACATGACCAAAGGGTACAAGCTCTATGAAGAGCTGTTTTTTGAAGGCTTACCGTTGGGCTTTGTCACCAAAAATATTATTGAAAAACAAGACAATAGCGCTTGGGATACGGTCATTGTTTACAACAACCCAAATGTGAGTGACGCTGAATTTGCTGCATTACAGTCTTATTTAGAGCAAGGCGGTACCGTCATTCTCGATACTAAAAGCTTGCAATTTAACGAATACGGCCAAATCCGCAAACAGTCACTGAAAGCAAGTAAAGGGAAACTAATCGCACTTGAGGCAGAAGCTGATATTGCAAAAATCAAGCAAGTGGCTCTAGCAGAAATTGCCGACAGCATGCCTGATATTTTGCTAAAAGAAGATAACGGCGAGCCGTTCAAAACGACCACATGGCGCACAATCAAACAGCCTGACGGTAGCTACCTAGTGAATATTCTGAATGTTGGGCGTAATGTCGCCAAGCTTGAATTATCACTGGCAAATGGAAAGCCTGCGATCCTCACCAACATGATGACCAGCAATCCAATAAATAGCCATTTCGAACTTGAGTCAGAAGGCGTATTGCTGCTAAAAGTCTCCCCTCAATAA
- a CDS encoding Ig-like domain-containing protein: MKKHLLVNKVTAAVLATLLAGCGGGTDEGYDPDFSASEIVTFDTATLNASFEEETGTQEVDLLAGAMADGKPLAGNINVSDFNFTVDQNFVTPQIRGNGLANQTVSPFSEQDGKLIIDTDKFADRLSTCDTTDIIGGPRDEDDNPTPDGFLDTPPQVTYTIDFAVDNGFDLAPGEVLPRRTLILTMNAVFDAVESVTAEPIRVLMGQEATLFATVLPEKACDQGLTYSIADPSIASIDDNGNITTIEAGQTTVTVTSVSAPDKSITVDLEVFSEFTLAISNRDMDSNGLPSETKEVPACVTAGFNVTPTPAFGDTLSGDYAYAWTSSNDVDFPATSVNYGESGVGMYSVGDASTVGFTFDASVSLASGDTGATAFADVMSQDITATVVRNLMCETGVSAHPAGFNTDFNLDGAGAPWKGGTVAASDVSLSGKALEITAGADEATKVLQQVFNKQRNWHSATYGLGGSSIGQTYKYSVWVKLPELPTQDITLKHVLLAWTYDGGPSGPGFDFRRPTAGILSATLQKTTEWQLVEFINEATGDREWSVPPQWNVSTDVFQFWEVYGLPEGEKILLDEYAVMPVQ; this comes from the coding sequence ATGAAAAAACACTTACTAGTAAACAAAGTAACAGCAGCCGTGCTTGCCACGCTTTTAGCCGGCTGTGGCGGCGGTACTGACGAAGGGTACGACCCTGATTTTTCAGCGTCTGAGATTGTGACCTTTGATACGGCGACGCTTAACGCGTCTTTTGAAGAAGAAACCGGTACCCAAGAAGTTGATTTACTGGCTGGGGCCATGGCTGATGGCAAACCACTGGCCGGCAATATCAATGTTTCAGACTTTAACTTCACCGTTGATCAAAACTTTGTCACGCCACAAATAAGAGGTAATGGTTTAGCCAATCAGACCGTGTCACCTTTTTCTGAACAAGACGGCAAGCTCATCATTGATACTGACAAATTTGCTGACCGTCTCAGCACCTGTGACACCACTGATATCATTGGAGGCCCGCGGGATGAGGATGACAATCCAACACCTGACGGCTTCTTAGATACCCCGCCCCAAGTGACTTATACAATCGATTTTGCAGTGGATAACGGCTTTGATTTAGCCCCCGGGGAAGTATTGCCCAGACGCACTTTAATATTGACCATGAATGCAGTGTTCGACGCTGTTGAAAGTGTGACGGCTGAGCCAATTCGCGTATTGATGGGCCAAGAAGCCACTCTTTTTGCCACTGTGCTTCCTGAAAAAGCATGCGATCAGGGCCTAACTTATTCGATAGCCGACCCGTCCATCGCGAGCATAGATGACAACGGCAATATCACTACCATTGAGGCTGGGCAAACCACGGTAACAGTGACCAGCGTCAGTGCGCCTGATAAGTCAATTACAGTAGACCTAGAAGTCTTTTCTGAATTCACCTTAGCAATTTCCAACAGAGACATGGACAGCAATGGGCTGCCAAGTGAAACGAAAGAGGTACCCGCCTGCGTAACCGCAGGATTTAACGTTACCCCTACCCCAGCGTTTGGAGACACCTTAAGCGGTGATTATGCCTACGCGTGGACCTCAAGCAACGACGTAGACTTCCCTGCTACATCTGTTAACTATGGCGAAAGTGGTGTTGGCATGTACTCAGTGGGTGACGCCTCAACCGTTGGCTTTACGTTTGATGCATCCGTTTCTTTAGCGTCTGGCGATACCGGAGCAACCGCTTTTGCCGATGTGATGAGTCAAGATATTACCGCGACTGTGGTCAGAAACCTGATGTGCGAAACCGGCGTATCAGCTCACCCTGCTGGATTCAACACTGACTTTAATCTCGACGGTGCAGGCGCTCCTTGGAAAGGCGGCACTGTTGCTGCTTCTGACGTCAGTCTTTCGGGCAAAGCCTTGGAAATTACTGCTGGCGCCGATGAGGCAACAAAAGTCCTCCAGCAAGTGTTCAACAAACAACGGAATTGGCACAGTGCAACCTATGGCTTAGGCGGAAGCTCTATCGGCCAGACCTACAAATATTCAGTCTGGGTAAAACTACCGGAGCTACCAACACAAGACATCACCCTTAAACATGTCCTGTTAGCGTGGACATATGACGGCGGCCCAAGTGGCCCGGGCTTTGATTTTAGAAGACCTACAGCCGGTATTTTGTCCGCGACACTGCAGAAAACCACCGAATGGCAATTGGTCGAGTTTATCAATGAAGCAACTGGCGATAGAGAATGGTCCGTGCCACCCCAGTGGAATGTCTCCACCGATGTATTCCAATTTTGGGAAGTGTATGGCCTACCAGAAGGCGAGAAAATCCTACTTGACGAATACGCAGTCATGCCAGTGCAATAA